GGTTATAACAGAATCAGCATCATTCGGGATCATACTGAATGCATGCTGAGCATATCCTGTACCCTCTTCCTCATTTCTGGTTCTGATCTGCCACCTGAAATCCGAAAATCCATTCTTCTTTCGGGCAACGTAGAGACTGTCATCTCCTGCAAGCCTTCCTATGCAATACCAGATATCCCCAGGAAGGATTCCGGATTCAGGTTCAGACAGTTTCAGCATCTCCTCAAAAACCATTCTGAGCTGATCCCTGCCAGGTTTCCAGAAATTGTCTCCTATATGATCAGGCGTGATCTGCATAACATGTCTGAAAAGGGAGTGATACTCTGAATCGTGTCCGAGAATATATCCTGCAAGTGATCTGAAAATATCATCTGTCAGCTTATATGGAACCTCAATCGTTCCCCTGGCCCCTTTGCGTACAGCCTGCACAGAACCCGGATGATCTGCACCAACGGCAATCCTCTGATAGACCTCAAATGGAATTGACCTGTTACGTGCAGAGAAATAATGACTGAATTTTCTTCTATCGGTTTTATAATCCCGCGTTTTCCTGTACTCTTCAATATTTTTGTCATAGAAATGGTCCTTTAAGATATTCCAGCCGTCCAGGAAATCAAATCCGCAGGCTTCGTCCTGGTGCCAGGAAATGGATGGTGGCAGGATCGTATCCGGAAGATCAGGCCACTGGACAAGATCCTGTGCAGTTACCTCCTCACCACCCTCCAGCAGGAACCTGTGATTGGGAGTAACTTCCATGATCTCGCCTGTATCAAAATAGATCTTTATAAGCTGCTGCTCATCCATTTTCAGCACACTGGTGATCCTGGACTCAACAATACTGCCATAGGCATCTGAGGTGTAGACCGGAATCTCATGATCCCTCAGGTCAACCTTATATTTTCCATCCTCCCTCTCAGCATTATGGGAATATTTATCGTAGAGCTGCCTGATATGAACTGGTCCTCTGCCAGGTACTGCAATATACCCGTCACGAATACACTGCATTGCCTGGAACGCCACCGATCCCTCAGCACCCCTGATCTCACCTACAATGATATAATTGGGTCTTGATCGCAGTGCAGCTTTTAGGAGGGTGAATGTATCCACCCTTGAATCAGGGGGTCCGTCCTCACGGGTGATGAGCTGCTGCCAGACAGGCTGGGGCGGCTGAACCTCTGCAGTATCCTCTGCAGAGTATACCTTGGATTTGGGGTTGACAAAGCACAGACATGCATTCAGCATTGTGGTCTTTCCGCTTGCAGTCTCGCCACTAAAAAAGATACTCATACCATTCTCAAGACACATCCACATATACGCAGCCATTTCACAGCTGATGGACCCCCAGTTGATCAGCTGAATGATACTGATGGGAACCTCACTGAACTTACGCATGGTGAAACTGCTTCCCCGGCGGCTTACATCAGGACTGTAGATGATATTGATACGCGAGCCATCGGGAAGTGCACCATCTGCAATGGGTTTGGAATCACTGACAGGCCTTCCTATCCGTTCACTCATACTTCTAAGCCAGCTATCAAGTCTTGTATCATCCCCGAAGGTGAGGTTGGTTTTCATCATATCCAGTACCTTGTGGACAATGAACACGCCATCCACACCGATACTGTGAATATCCTCAAGATATGGGTCCCTGATAACAGGCTCTATTGGCCCTGAACCTATGATGTTTCGTTCAATATGATAGAGTAGATGATTGTATTCCATCTGACTTACTGATACCATCTCATTCTTCGGGAAGAGCTTTGAAAGTATTCTGGAACCATCCTCCACAGACTCCCCGGTATCTCCAATGGATACTGATTCATTGAACAGTTTAAGTATCAGCTCCTTCAGATCAGCCTCTGAATTGGGTACAGGCTCCTTGGCTGACTTTTCCAGAATAAGATTCATTATTGTATCATATTTCTTCTGCTCAGTTGCAGAAAGCTGGGGTTCAATGGCCCTGTACTCCACCTCACCCATCTCAGGAGTACCGTACAGATGAATAAAAACAGGATCCCCCACCGGCAAAAGTAAATTTACATCCTCTTTATCTATTTCCTTGGGAATACTTACAACAAATTCAGGCAATTTTCCTGTACTGCGGTTAAACTCGGCCACATATTTTTTCAGATGGGGGTTTCTTTGCATTGCTTTCTGAAATTCCGGATCCATTCAGAACACCTTTTTTTATCCTACAGCTGCAATTTCCACCACAAGCCCGACCTTGGGTTCAATACGAAATCCGATCATCTGTCCTACAGGTCCCTTGGCCCCGGTGAACTTGTTTACCACAACTGTACGCTTGACCTCATTTGACATGGGCCGTACCTTGAGAGTACAGTAGATATCACATGATGACCTGAACATGGACGTAACATCCTCACTCAGCTGGCTTGGTTCAATGGTGAGTATGATCACCTTGCCAATACCATTGAGTTTCTTGAAAAATGAGATAAGGTCAAGACTTTTCTCGGTATTTACACTGTACTTGATAAGGGAGGAGATGGTATCAATGATAATAACATCGTTCTCAAACAGTTCCTGGGCACTCATCAGCCTTTCAATAAAATCTATCCTTGACTTGGCTGCCCTTACAAGAGGGATCACAGGAATATAGAGCAGACTGCCGTTTAGCAGATGTGTGGCAATGGCATAATCAATGGAATACATCTGGTTGATAAAGCCCTTGGTGGTCTGCTGGGTGGAAATATATGTAACCTTGCTGTTATTCTGCAAAAGTCCGTAGGTCAGTCTCTGGGATATGGTACTCTTCCCGGCACCACTGCCGCCTTCGATCACGACCATGGAGCCTGGCGGAAATCCTCCGCCAAGTTTTCTGTTGAACTCATCCCTCTGGATCTCAAACGAACATATCCTTGACAAACTTACTTACCTCAACTGTTTTTGATCTTGAAATTCATTACATCCGATTTACCGTTCTCAGATGATATGCGTATCCTGTGATCCCGGTCCGGTTCAAGTTCTTCATCCATAATTACTGTCACTGCCAGTACATCACCCGGTATCCAGGTACCTGTATCAGAATCCCTGCCTGTAACCTCAAACTCCAGGTATTCAGGGTAGACCAGGGCACCGTTTAGTATCACAGTCACATATTCAGCAACCAGTGAAGATTTACCTGTGTTCTTCACGTAGAATGTATACCTGTGCTCATCATTATCAATTTTATACAGAATACGTTCAGGATCACTCACAATGGTGATATCTGTCCTCAGCTGTTCTGCCAGTGTCTGGCTTCCTGCTGATGTGGCACCTGTAATATTCTGAACATTGACCGATACCACAGCCACAACACCCATGGCAATGATCACTGCAGCTATGAAAAAGATCAGATGTGTCATGGCAGTTTCAGCCGATTCATCCCTGTGTATCCTGTTTGAAGGAATTGAAGCCGTTTTCATTCTAACATCTTCATATAAAAGATTAGATATAAATTGTTTCATTCAGTTATCCGGACCAGATCATATAGACATATAAACATAATAATCCGCAACTCCGTTCTCAGTTACCACCTTGATCCTGTGTTCATTTTCCACAGGAAGAGCAACACTTATCTCATAATCCTCCAGAGGTGTCCATGTATAGGGAGGATCATAGCTGTACTCCCTTAGAGCACCATCCACAAGTACGCTCAGGCAGCTGGCATCTATTGTCCGGCTTCCGGTATTGGTCATTGATATTATCAGTGACGTGTTGTCAGGATTATCAACTCCTGTGATCTCAAGGTCTGTGTGAAGGCGTGCAAACTCCATTTTAAACCGTTCCTCAGACGCATCATCCACATCAGAATCTGCCATGCTGATGGTAGAGTAGGCAGATGTTCCCAGTATCAGGGCCGCTACAAAGAAAATGGCAACTACAACAGATGTATCAAATCCCATATAATTCCTCTAATCCGTGTTTTACCCTGGCCATCTCACGGTCAAGGGTACCCAGCATATTCTTATCGATCTTTCTGCCACACAGGCGTTCAATGAACAGAAGTGATTTGGTATGATCCTCTGGAAGCAGGCGCCAGGTAGATTTTTCAACGTAATAGTCAATACCCCTGGCATACGTCATGATCTCTGAGCGCACTTCTTCACTGATCCACCCGATATCAACGTAATAATCAAGGGCATCCATCAGGTTATTTCTTCCAACTCTCTCCATCAAAAACTCGATCCAGTTTAGAAGAATCACCACACTGGCAGTATCAGGACCCACAGATTCAAGCCTCACCGCCGGATTTATCACACTGATAGCTTCAGTCCGGAACGCAGCAGGCTCCTCCTGGCAGAGCGGTGCAGAAGAAACGGGCTCAGGAATATCACCAGGGTCAGGGGCTGTGCTTTCAAGCCGGTCTATCCTTTCCATGATACTGGAAGTGGATTCTGCAAGATCCAGAATATTATCCTCTATCTCCTGACAGCGCCTGTTGAATACCTTCGTACTTTCAGACAGCTGTTCAAGACTTTCATGGATCATGGACATTGCATCTGAAAAGGCATCAAATTTCGACTCGATCTCACCTATCCTCTCCTCAGTCTCCTGCGCCATACCCATATTCTCAAGACCATTCCTCAGGGAATTGACATCATTCCTGAGCATGACAGCTGCATCACCTATCTCATTGATCCTTTTCTCAGCCCTGTCAAACCTCTCAATGGTATCCCTTCCACTGCCACTCTCACCTACAAAGGGATTTACCTGATTGGAAACGATCTCATACAGTGAAAGAAGTTCAATAACACTCTGGTCAATCTTCTGCACAGTATCCTTAATATCCTTATTCTCCCTCTCCATCATATTAAAGCTCATCTCAAACTTGGAGAGCTTCTTCTCAAGTGAATTGATACGCTCTCTGTTCTCTTCAGCCGTTTTACCACCTGAAGCAGCAGGAGTAGTCTGGGAGTCTCCAGAAGGACCATTCAGGGACATCTGATCCAGGTCTGGCAGTGAATCAGGACCCGGGAATCCAGAACCTCCGGAAATATCAGGAGCTGTATCAAAACCCGGCGGACCGGAGAGGGAATCATCCGGACCAAAGGGTGAGTTACTGCTACCGGATGATCCTTCTTTTCCGGCAAACCTGATTTTGAGTCTTTTTAGTTTCTTTTTCAGATTAACCATGGTTGTGCTGGGAATAATTAATACTGTTTTTAAGAATGCGATACGTGCAGTTTCGGTACAGATGCTGTGGGGATACCGGACTTGCCTGCAGGTCATGTAGCCTTTTGTTCAGAAAGATACATTCGCGGTCATTTATATAGTGGTACATTCTGAAACTATTTATATATTATTATATATTACATTCCCAAAACGTCCTGCACCAGGATCGTTGAGGGATAAGCAGTACCATGGCACGAAAAAAGAAGTTTGAAAGGAATATGCACTCAGTCAGGGACGGTATCAGGTTCGCCACCCCGGCTGAGGTGGCACAGTACAGGGCAGAAAGGCTTGCATGTGATACCCTTGCAGAGATCGGGTGTGGCATAGGCGGTCAGACAATCCATTTTTCCAGGACATGCAGAAAGGTCTATGCAGTGGAAATTGATGCTGATAAATTAAAGAGTGCAAAGAAGAACTGTCAGGAACATGGTATAACAAATGTTGAGTTCATTCAGGGTGATGCACTCTCCAGAGACGTGATTGACCGGATCCCGCAAATTGATATCCTGTTCTCTGACCCCAGACGGCCTGCACAGGAGAATATGAGAACTGTGACCAGCCTGGAGCCCGGGTTACCGGACCTCATGCAGGCATATTCATCCAAAACCTGTAACTTTGCATTTGAAGCACCGCCAAAACTTACACCTGAGAGAATACGGTTTGATCTTGAAAAGGAATATCTCTCCCTTAACGGACAGCTGAACAGGCTGACACTGTACTCAGGCAGTATCAGAAAAGCAGACAGATGTGCAGTTACACTGCCTGGAGGACACAGGATATGCAGTACAGGCCTGAAGGATCAGGATAACATACCCTCCCTGGAAGAGATCAGCAATCCTCTCTCATATGCTTTTGAACCCGATCCTGCAGTGGTCCAGGCAGGCCTTTTAGGAGAACTTGCCTGCAGAATTGCAAAAGACGCCACAGTGCCGGGACTGTACCGTATCGACAGCAAAAGGATTCTTCTGACTTCAGATCATCCTGCAGAAGATCCTATGCTCAAGAACAGATACATTGTCCACTCAGTATCAGAATTTGATCCTGAAAAACTCAATACCTACCTGAAAAGTAAAGGTGCAGGAAGAGTAGTGCTGCGTGCAGGTGTTGATCCAAAACAGTACTGGGATATCCGCAACCGTCTTGAGAAGGGTCTGGAAGGGGACAGGATCATTCACCTGTATGTAAAAAGGGGTCAGGCTGTTATATGCGAGAAACTGTGATCCAGGAAATTACCATCATTCCATGTCCAGCAGGGCCTTTACCCTTCTTACAAGCTGTTTTACTCCGAATGGTTTTGTGATGTAGTCATCGGCCTTGAGGACATGCAGACCCAGCATCTTATCAAATTCCTGATCCTTTACAGTAAGCATGGCAATTTTAACATCTTTGTTCTTCTTGCGGATCTGATGGAATGTCTCCCATCCGTCCATTTCAGGCATCATGATATCAAGAAGTATGAGGTCAGGATCCACCTTGTCCAGCTTATCAAGGCATTCAAAACCACTGCTGGCACCTTCCACCTCAATACCTTCCGCTTCCAGTATCATCTGTACCAGTTCAATGTTATCAGGCTCATCATCCACAACCATGACTTTTGGACACATATTATGACTCCCTTTGAAAATATGAGTTAGATATAATATAAATCTATCATAATGCGACCTGAAAGTATTTTATATTCATGTATCCTGAATTCATGCTTCATCTGCGGTCCACCCATACCTTTTCATCACCATTTTGATCCTGGCGTTCATTTCCCTTTTATCGAAAGGTTTTGAGATATAATCATCGATCCCGAGTTCCATACCCCTGACCTTATCATCCACATCCGTCTTTGCCGAGACCATTATCACAGGTATCTCCCTGGTATCCTCAATCTGCTTGAGCTGTTCCACCACCTCATATCCGTCCATTCCCGGCATCATGATATCAAGAAGTATGAGGTCAGGGAGTTCCTCTCTGGCCTTCTCAACCGCTTCCTCACCACTGTAGGCAGCAATGAAGTCATAGGGCTGCCTTGCAAAGGATAACTTGATCAGTTCAACAATGTCAGGCTCGTCATCCACAACCAGGATCTTGATTCGATCCTTTGCTACTTTCCTGCGAACATACTCAAGCTTTACATAGCCTTTATCCAGACTGTACCTTAGATCACGGTTCATCAGGCAGGTCTCGCCATGCATCAGTCCATTGTACTGTACATCGATCACCAGATCGAACACTGATTTGAGCATTGATTCGCCTTCTGTAGAAAGCACGCCTTTCTTGATCATGGAAATAACCGTGATTTTGTTCTCACTGGCAGATTTTCTGGCATATCTCAGGAAATTCTCTACAACCTGCAGGTTATCCTTCCCCAGAGGTGTAGCATCATCCAGTACCAGCAATGAACCGGGATTCTCACTAAACAGTTTTGATACATGGGAAGCCATTCTGGTATAATCTGAAGATGATGAACAGTACATGGTACGCTCTTCAGGATCATCTGACGGCAGATGGGGTACAATAAACCAAAAATTATCCTTATGAGAATCAAGATCAAAACCATATTTCTCAAGGTCTGAAAGCAGGTTGGCCTTTGTTATGCTCAGACATACCCAGATTATTTTCCGATCAGGATCGCATTCTACTGCACTGGTGATATATGCATAGATGAGCTTTCTTACACTAAATTCCGACGGTTCCATGAATAAAACATGCCTTAGTTCAAACTCAGCCCTTAGATCAGATAGCACCTGCTCTGTTGTTTTATCATGAACCATTTTTGATCACTTATATAAATTAGTTCCCTGAAAGTATTAAACCTTATGAAAGTTACTCACTGGAAATATAAACATCTTAGGAAATATAGTTCCATAATTTCAGGGTAAGAGGGATACAGATGCAGAATGCCTGAAAACAGTCATTAGCACATTACTGGCTTTTGTGGATATCACAACTGCCTGAACCCTGTACATATCATCAAATATTTCTGTGAGGATCAGTCATATATTAACAGTTAATATCGATTTTTCAGATCCCAGGATCAACACAATAACTGCAAGTAAAATGTAGATACAGGACCTGGCTATATGGTGCTGCAGGCCCTGAACAGATATACTGGATGATCATTCCAGCAGTAAGTTTTCACGCAAGCTGCGTTCTGATAACCTCAACTCCGGCAGCAATTGCATCATCGATCTTTGAGAGATCACTGCCTCCGCCCTGTGCCATTCCGGGTTTTCCGCCACCGCCACCGCCTGCTATTCCTGAAGCTTGCCTGACAATGGCACCACAATCTACACCCATCTCAACTGCAGCTTTGCCTGCTGCAGCCACTATTCTGATACCGTCTGCATCGCCTGCAAGCACTGCCACCATATTATCATTCCTGCTGATCTGGCCTGCGATCTTCATGAGCTCACCGGTATCAGCATTTTCAATCTTCCTGGCGATTACCTGAACACCACTTATCTGCTCGCTTTCCTGCATCAGCTGATAGACACGAAGGCCTGCAAGTTCCTCAGTAAGCCTTTCATTCTCCTTCTTCAGCTCCTTCCACTCACCAAAGAATCTCTCGATTGTGGCAGGAAGGTGTTCCGGGCGTACCCTCAGTGCTTCGGCTGACCTGGCAAGAAGAGAACTTATGTTCTGCATTGCACGCACAGCAGCCTCTCCTGCAGCAAATTCCAGTCGTTCAACACCATCCTGTATCCTTTCGGTCCTGAGTATCCTGATGGGACCCACATTTCCTGTGCTCCTGAGATGCGTCCCGGCACAGGCCTCTACATCATCACCCACCTTGAGCACCCGGATCTTCTTGCCTGGAGGGACACCTCCCTGGTACAGCCTGAAACCATAGGTACGCTCTGCCTCAACCCTTTCCATCCACTCAGCAGTGACCCGGGTATTCTTCATCACAATACGATTTGCCACAAGTTCGATCCGGTCAAGTTCCTCCTGGCTGATACGCTTGTAATGGGAGAGGTCAAGTCTTGCACGGTCCTGGGCCTTCTGGGCACCCATCTGCCAGATATGATCTCCCAGCACCTTTCTTGCCGCGTCAATAACCACATGGGTGGCTGTATGGTGGGCAGCATGGGCAGACCTTCGCTCCTCATCAATCCTGACAGTGACAATATCACCCTTTCTCACATGCAGCTCATTCTCAATATCACCGGTAATATGTACAATCACATCTCCCACCTGCTGAACATCCACAATATCCAGCAGCTGATCCTCAACCATCATGATACCATGATCTGCAGGCTGACCACCGCCTTCCGGATACATGAAGGTACTGTCCAGTACAATCTTATTATCGAACATATCCAGTACCACAGCTTCAAATTCCATACGATGGGGATCGTCATAGAACAGTTTCTTGGTTGCAGGAAGACCAGAGAGCCGGCCTGCATACTCAACATCTCCTTCCTCCCCTTCCCTTTCAGGAGCACTGCTGTGCCTTGATGCGACCAGGGAATAGAAATTGTCAGGAAGGGAGACCTCAACATCCTCCTCAGCAGCGATCTCCTTTGTGATCTCAGGAGGAATGCCGTGGGAATCGTATAGTTCGATCAGCTTTTCCAGAGGTATCTTCTCATCCTTCTTTCTGTAATGCTGGGCAGACTTCAGGATCATTCTCCTGCCCCTGTCAAGGGTCTCTGAAAACTTCTGTTCCTCATGGTAGAGAATATCCTCAATAACATCCATCTTCTCCTCAAATTCAGGATATTCAGGCAGGTTCTTTATGTGCATCTGTACGATCTCGCAGATCGGGATCTTTACATCCAGATCCCTGAGCATTCTCAGTGTCCTGCGGGTCACGAGCCTGGCAAGATATCCTGCCTTCACATTGGAAGGAATTATGCCATCCCCCAGCATGAAGGTCAGACACCGGGTATGGTCCGTGATCGAGTAAACGGTCTCCACAGGCTCCATTATAGCTGCCAGCCTGTCCACAGGTATGCCAATATTGGAAGCAACCTTCTTTCGAAGTTCGAACAGGTTTGCCTTCTCACTGATATCAATCATACCGGCAAGTCTTGCATTCTGGGCAAGGATATTGGAATATTCACTGTTATCCAGTTCATGTTCAATCCCTGCAAGACCCATTATCTCATTCACGATTTCCGGGAAAATAGCGTCATAGATGGTAGGGGAGCCCTTGGACGCCCAGACAAATCTCTCAAGTCCGTAGCCGGTATCAACAATATAGTTGTTATCCATCACAGAATAACGGTCACCCTTAAGTTCCACCTGTCCTGTCTTTGACTTCTGCAGGTTCATAAAGACAAGGGTGGCAACCTCAAGTCCTCCAATGAGCGCTTCAAGGCAGGGTCCTGCATTTCCGCCACCTGCCCACGGCTCTTCCTTATAGGTCACTGCAAGGGGATCCGCACCCAGGGAGGAGAGCAATTCATCACACAGTCCCACAGTCTCATCCTTCCAGTATATCTCCTTTTTCTTTGTATTGAAGGCATGGTGTGCCATCATTTCAAAGGTTGTAAGATGCCGACCGCTCCTGCCCACAGCATCCAGGTCAGAGAGACGGATACAGGGCTGGGAGATAGTCAGGGGATTGGCAGGTGGTGGTACCTGTCCCGAGGTTACAAACGGCTGAAAGTCAGCAATGGAGGCTATTGTAAGATAAATGTCGTCTCTCCACCTGGCTACAACCGGATAGCGTTCAAGCCTTGTATGATCGTGGCTTTCAAAGAAATTGAGATAGTATTCTCTCATATCAGCAAGCTCAAAGGGCTTTCTGAATACCGGCTCACCTATGAAGGTATAGGGATCGCATGGTGCATCCCCGCATGTCTTTCTTTCAAGATCGCGTGTCCAGAAGTGTTTACCGCATTCTGTACACTGTTTTCGGATAAAGCCATTATCGGAAAAGAATTGAAGTTGATATTCTTCCTCAAGCATGATTATTCCAACTGAGTAGATTTATTCAGGTATTTTAAGATATAGTGATTTGTTCAAAAGTGAATCATTTTGTTCTATCACCTATAATCCCAATATTTAAAAACATTGCTTAAACCAGACATTTCACCAATCCGTTTCGTTCCACAAATTTTAAGCAGCAGTAAGTAATCTGGCTGACTATGGACAAAAAAATACTGGTCACAAATGATGACGGAGTATATACAACAGGAATAAGAGCTGCATACCGCAGTGTGAAGGACCTTGGAGATGTCACGGTGGTGGCACCTGCGGTTCAGCAAAGCGGTGTTGGAAGATCAATTTCAATCTTTGAACCCCTCAGAATCAGCAGGGCAAAGGTGGACGGAATGAATGCCTATGCAGTAGGCGGTACTCCCACAGATTCGGTGATACTTGGACTGTTTGCGGTCATGGACCAGATGCCGGATCTTATCCTGTCAGGATTCAATATTGGTGAGAATATCAGTACAGATACCATTACGACCTCAGGTACCATAGGTGCTGCACTTGAAGGTGCAAGCTACGGGATACCTGCCATTGCAGCCTCCATCCAGGTTGTTGATGAGGGAATGAAATTCGATGATCTTCGAGACTATGATCATGATTTTGAAATGAGTGTCAGGATAGTTAACCGGATTGCAAAAAATGTGCTCAGATACGGCCTTCCTGAAAATGTGGATCTTCTAAACGTCAATATACCGCATAATGTACAGGATGACTGTGAGATCGAAATTACCCGCCTGGCCCGCAAGATATTCAGAACAGAAGTTGAGGAGAGGAAGGATCCAAGGGGCAGGTCATACTACTGGATAGCAGGTGACCTGATACATGAAGAGGAGAATGGAACCGATGTCCATGCCGTCATGCAGAAGGGAAATATTTCAATTACACCCATTACACTGGATGCAACCTCTCCTGTGGATTTCTCTGTGATACAGAAATACTGCAGATAATATCACTTGTTGATCCTGATACTTATCTGCTGCCATTCATCATCAACACCGTGCAGATGCTCAACTGCACCTGCTATTGTACCTGAGAGTATACTCTGCACAAAGTCGTTCATAGCTATTTCCTTTCCATCTACTGTCAGTTCAATTTCCATATTCAAAACCTCCAATTTCATAATATTATCTGCAGAAGGGAACACGCCTGCTTACCGCTGTCCTGAGCAGTTCATGCATCTGCCGGCAATCAGCCCCTTCAATATCCACCAGGTTATCATTGACCAGAAGACATGGTTTGAGCTTTCCCTGGGGAGTTACCCTGAGCCTGTTACAGGCGGCACAGAACTGTGAATTGTCAATGGGGCGCACAAATTCAACGGCTGCACCATCGATGAGATATTTTTTGCGCCTGTGCATCTTCCGGGTGATTATACTCTTCGCCCTGGATGCAAGGTACTGTTCAATGGCATCTGCATCGATCCTGTATGAAGGAATGCCATTGAAATCCATCAGTTCGATAAGCTGCAGAACCACTCCATCACTGTAACCCCGGACAAAGTCCAGCATATCCTCAATCTCAGAGTCATTGAGACCCTTTAGAAGCACCATGTTAAGCTTTACAGGAACAAGACCAGCATCAACTGCCATATGGATACCATCCATCACCCGCTCCAGCAGATGACTGCTGCCGTTTGTGATATACCTGTACCTTTCAGGATCAAGGGTATCAAGGCTTATGTTTACCCTGTCAAGACCGGAATCCTTAAGGTCATGAGCCCGGTCTGCCAGCATAACTCCGTTTGTTGTTGCAGAGATGTTCTTCATCCGGGGCAGTTCTGAGATAATCTCTTCAAAATCAGATCTCATCAAAGGTTCCCCGCCTGAGAACTTGAGCTTGTTCACTCCATGACAGCGTGCGGCGCCTACCAGGTTTAAAATGGTCTGCTTTGATATTTCAGATTCTGCATGTACACAGTCATTGCCTTCATGATGGCAGTAAATACAGTTCAGGTTGCACCTGTCTGTAACAGATATTCGCAGGCTTGATATGCTGCGCCCGAAAGGATCCGTGAGGGGATTTGCTGTAACGGAATCGTTCATTGATTATCAACCGGATGGTTATTTTTCATTGGGTCAGGTTATAGTCGCAATACTATAATATAAAATCAACCCAATTATCACTCATGACAAGAGCATTACTTATCGCAGGAACACACAGTGGAGTTGGTAAGACAACGGTAGCCATGGGAATAATGGCAGCCCTTA
Above is a genomic segment from Methanosalsum zhilinae DSM 4017 containing:
- the alaS gene encoding alanine--tRNA ligase, whose protein sequence is MLEEEYQLQFFSDNGFIRKQCTECGKHFWTRDLERKTCGDAPCDPYTFIGEPVFRKPFELADMREYYLNFFESHDHTRLERYPVVARWRDDIYLTIASIADFQPFVTSGQVPPPANPLTISQPCIRLSDLDAVGRSGRHLTTFEMMAHHAFNTKKKEIYWKDETVGLCDELLSSLGADPLAVTYKEEPWAGGGNAGPCLEALIGGLEVATLVFMNLQKSKTGQVELKGDRYSVMDNNYIVDTGYGLERFVWASKGSPTIYDAIFPEIVNEIMGLAGIEHELDNSEYSNILAQNARLAGMIDISEKANLFELRKKVASNIGIPVDRLAAIMEPVETVYSITDHTRCLTFMLGDGIIPSNVKAGYLARLVTRRTLRMLRDLDVKIPICEIVQMHIKNLPEYPEFEEKMDVIEDILYHEEQKFSETLDRGRRMILKSAQHYRKKDEKIPLEKLIELYDSHGIPPEITKEIAAEEDVEVSLPDNFYSLVASRHSSAPEREGEEGDVEYAGRLSGLPATKKLFYDDPHRMEFEAVVLDMFDNKIVLDSTFMYPEGGGQPADHGIMMVEDQLLDIVDVQQVGDVIVHITGDIENELHVRKGDIVTVRIDEERRSAHAAHHTATHVVIDAARKVLGDHIWQMGAQKAQDRARLDLSHYKRISQEELDRIELVANRIVMKNTRVTAEWMERVEAERTYGFRLYQGGVPPGKKIRVLKVGDDVEACAGTHLRSTGNVGPIRILRTERIQDGVERLEFAAGEAAVRAMQNISSLLARSAEALRVRPEHLPATIERFFGEWKELKKENERLTEELAGLRVYQLMQESEQISGVQVIARKIENADTGELMKIAGQISRNDNMVAVLAGDADGIRIVAAAGKAAVEMGVDCGAIVRQASGIAGGGGGGKPGMAQGGGSDLSKIDDAIAAGVEVIRTQLA
- a CDS encoding response regulator transcription factor; translated protein: MCPKVMVVDDEPDNIELVQMILEAEGIEVEGASSGFECLDKLDKVDPDLILLDIMMPEMDGWETFHQIRKKNKDVKIAMLTVKDQEFDKMLGLHVLKADDYITKPFGVKQLVRRVKALLDME
- the moaA gene encoding GTP 3',8-cyclase MoaA, with the translated sequence MNDSVTANPLTDPFGRSISSLRISVTDRCNLNCIYCHHEGNDCVHAESEISKQTILNLVGAARCHGVNKLKFSGGEPLMRSDFEEIISELPRMKNISATTNGVMLADRAHDLKDSGLDRVNISLDTLDPERYRYITNGSSHLLERVMDGIHMAVDAGLVPVKLNMVLLKGLNDSEIEDMLDFVRGYSDGVVLQLIELMDFNGIPSYRIDADAIEQYLASRAKSIITRKMHRRKKYLIDGAAVEFVRPIDNSQFCAACNRLRVTPQGKLKPCLLVNDNLVDIEGADCRQMHELLRTAVSRRVPFCR
- the surE gene encoding 5'/3'-nucleotidase SurE is translated as MDKKILVTNDDGVYTTGIRAAYRSVKDLGDVTVVAPAVQQSGVGRSISIFEPLRISRAKVDGMNAYAVGGTPTDSVILGLFAVMDQMPDLILSGFNIGENISTDTITTSGTIGAALEGASYGIPAIAASIQVVDEGMKFDDLRDYDHDFEMSVRIVNRIAKNVLRYGLPENVDLLNVNIPHNVQDDCEIEITRLARKIFRTEVEERKDPRGRSYYWIAGDLIHEEENGTDVHAVMQKGNISITPITLDATSPVDFSVIQKYCR
- a CDS encoding response regulator, which produces MVHDKTTEQVLSDLRAEFELRHVLFMEPSEFSVRKLIYAYITSAVECDPDRKIIWVCLSITKANLLSDLEKYGFDLDSHKDNFWFIVPHLPSDDPEERTMYCSSSSDYTRMASHVSKLFSENPGSLLVLDDATPLGKDNLQVVENFLRYARKSASENKITVISMIKKGVLSTEGESMLKSVFDLVIDVQYNGLMHGETCLMNRDLRYSLDKGYVKLEYVRRKVAKDRIKILVVDDEPDIVELIKLSFARQPYDFIAAYSGEEAVEKAREELPDLILLDIMMPGMDGYEVVEQLKQIEDTREIPVIMVSAKTDVDDKVRGMELGIDDYISKPFDKREMNARIKMVMKRYGWTADEA